A portion of the Corynebacterium jeikeium genome contains these proteins:
- the secE gene encoding preprotein translocase subunit SecE, protein MSEENQTFQAAARPSGKRQATGAQTTVAKKPAREKETNELSTRNPLVFIKQVVDELRKVIWPTGRQMVTYSIIVILFLIAMIALVWGVDTLAGLGVRSVLGK, encoded by the coding sequence GTGTCTGAGGAAAACCAGACTTTCCAGGCGGCGGCTCGCCCGTCCGGTAAGCGCCAGGCGACGGGCGCGCAGACCACCGTGGCGAAGAAGCCTGCGCGTGAGAAGGAGACCAACGAGCTTTCGACTCGTAACCCTTTGGTTTTCATCAAGCAGGTTGTTGACGAGCTGCGCAAGGTGATTTGGCCGACCGGCCGCCAGATGGTCACCTACAGCATCATCGTGATTCTGTTCCTGATTGCCATGATCGCTCTCGTGTGGGGTGTGGACACGCTGGCCGGTCTGGGTGTCCGATCGGTGTTGGGCAAGTAA